A stretch of the Acyrthosiphon pisum isolate AL4f chromosome A2, pea_aphid_22Mar2018_4r6ur, whole genome shotgun sequence genome encodes the following:
- the LOC100162554 gene encoding ADP-ribosylation factor-like protein 3 isoform X1: MIVLPNTRRTYRSTTQGLLSMLKRLRSSPDKELRILLLGLDNAGKTTLMKKLASEDVSHITPTQGFNIKSVQADGMKLNVWDIGGQRKIRPYWRNYFEFTDILIYVVDSADRKRVDETGFELNELLNDDKLLGVPVLVYANKQDLALAAKASEIAQELNLHLIRDRPWQIQACSGIRGEGIKEGLEWISQNVKKK; encoded by the exons ATGATTGTGTTGCCAAACACGCGCCGCACATACCGCAGTACAACACAG GGGTTGTTGTCGATGTTGAAGCGGTTGCGGTCGTCACCGGACAAGGAGCTTCGCATCCTACTTCTGGGTCTGGACAACGCGGGAAAGACGACGCTGATGAAGAAACTCGCGTCGGAGGACGTGTCACACATAACGCCCACGCAGGGTTTCAATATTAAGTCCGTGCAGGCGGATGGCATGAAATTGAATGTATGGGACATTGGCGGGCAGCGCAAGATAAGACCGTATTGGCGCAACTATTTCGAGTTCACCGATATACTA ATTTACGTTGTGGACAGCGCAGACAGAAAACGTGTGGACGAAACAGGATTCGAATTGAACGAACTGCTCAACGACGACAAACTACTCGGTGTACCAGTGTTGGTATATGCCAACAAACAAGACTTGGCGCTGGCGGCAAAAGCTTCGGAAATAGCGCAAGAACTCAACTTGCACCTAATTCGTGATCGGCCCTGGCAAATACAAGCGTGTTCAGGCATACGCGGGGAAGGCATCAAA gaaggATTGGAATGGATCagtcaaaatgtaaaaaagaagtaa
- the LOC100162554 gene encoding ADP-ribosylation factor-like protein 3 isoform X3 translates to MGLLSMLKRLRSSPDKELRILLLGLDNAGKTTLMKKLASEDVSHITPTQGFNIKSVQADGMKLNVWDIGGQRKIRPYWRNYFEFTDILIYVVDSADRKRVDETGFELNELLNDDKLLGVPVLVYANKQDLALAAKASEIAQELNLHLIRDRPWQIQACSGIRGEGIKEGLEWISQNVKKK, encoded by the exons atg GGGTTGTTGTCGATGTTGAAGCGGTTGCGGTCGTCACCGGACAAGGAGCTTCGCATCCTACTTCTGGGTCTGGACAACGCGGGAAAGACGACGCTGATGAAGAAACTCGCGTCGGAGGACGTGTCACACATAACGCCCACGCAGGGTTTCAATATTAAGTCCGTGCAGGCGGATGGCATGAAATTGAATGTATGGGACATTGGCGGGCAGCGCAAGATAAGACCGTATTGGCGCAACTATTTCGAGTTCACCGATATACTA ATTTACGTTGTGGACAGCGCAGACAGAAAACGTGTGGACGAAACAGGATTCGAATTGAACGAACTGCTCAACGACGACAAACTACTCGGTGTACCAGTGTTGGTATATGCCAACAAACAAGACTTGGCGCTGGCGGCAAAAGCTTCGGAAATAGCGCAAGAACTCAACTTGCACCTAATTCGTGATCGGCCCTGGCAAATACAAGCGTGTTCAGGCATACGCGGGGAAGGCATCAAA gaaggATTGGAATGGATCagtcaaaatgtaaaaaagaagtaa
- the LOC100162554 gene encoding ADP-ribosylation factor-like protein 3 isoform X2, producing the protein MLQGLLSMLKRLRSSPDKELRILLLGLDNAGKTTLMKKLASEDVSHITPTQGFNIKSVQADGMKLNVWDIGGQRKIRPYWRNYFEFTDILIYVVDSADRKRVDETGFELNELLNDDKLLGVPVLVYANKQDLALAAKASEIAQELNLHLIRDRPWQIQACSGIRGEGIKEGLEWISQNVKKK; encoded by the exons ATGCTGCAGGGGTTGTTGTCGATGTTGAAGCGGTTGCGGTCGTCACCGGACAAGGAGCTTCGCATCCTACTTCTGGGTCTGGACAACGCGGGAAAGACGACGCTGATGAAGAAACTCGCGTCGGAGGACGTGTCACACATAACGCCCACGCAGGGTTTCAATATTAAGTCCGTGCAGGCGGATGGCATGAAATTGAATGTATGGGACATTGGCGGGCAGCGCAAGATAAGACCGTATTGGCGCAACTATTTCGAGTTCACCGATATACTA ATTTACGTTGTGGACAGCGCAGACAGAAAACGTGTGGACGAAACAGGATTCGAATTGAACGAACTGCTCAACGACGACAAACTACTCGGTGTACCAGTGTTGGTATATGCCAACAAACAAGACTTGGCGCTGGCGGCAAAAGCTTCGGAAATAGCGCAAGAACTCAACTTGCACCTAATTCGTGATCGGCCCTGGCAAATACAAGCGTGTTCAGGCATACGCGGGGAAGGCATCAAA gaaggATTGGAATGGATCagtcaaaatgtaaaaaagaagtaa
- the LOC100167353 gene encoding uncharacterized protein LOC100167353 has product MIRLPFNAALLLALLLAGPAVTSSVDSNGVDDGEENPFLEAAKSLLQDSLASGQGGGAGAGLGSVLQSFMQTEGAKSGLGSIVSGLAAAKGSVDPQVIGQLVSMFAGGSAADKSSSGNEDGPGVDWSSMIDLASGFMSSTAGAGGLQGSSLEGFMNVLPVLVNAFSGGHKHSDDPEVEDFEEHERHARASTFLPPFLSSAYVYWEHFKNSELGTTLWKNSGLGSILKLFIDKDGHFQVDKIFESMENSTFRRRWVRSLTSFVAEWMKHVSDPNTQARYLSTTQFIMNGFLKSQGYSKAAQFDSARPAESLSFLADAVFKRQFGLKVNSATYIKPAIAYLQDVFRLGQSKGLSLQHLTSKEIEEKLSELLNHELIDPILRVWRVYRFVGKKPECDRYLVCSINRKGQYPDSKTGLKPGVTKLSSLIASWFLSGQTGTPFWKLYNAATEDHNCSTKYSANCQEFHEEDLKATTEYFHNEL; this is encoded by the exons ATGATCCGGTTACCTTTCAACGCAGCTCTGTTGCTGGCCCTGCTGCTGGCCGGGCCTGCGGTCACGTCCTCGGTGGACAGCAACGGCGTTGACGATGGCGAAGAAAACCCGTTCCTGGAAGCGGCCAAGTCGCTGCTGCAAGACTCGCTGGCCAGCGGACAGGGCGGCGGTGCCGGCGCCGGCTTGGGCTCCGTACTCCAGTCGTTCATGCAGACGGAGGGCGCCAAGTCCGGGCTGGGATCCATCGTTTCCGGTCTGGCGGCGGCCAAGGGTTCCGTCGACCCGCAGGTGATCGGCCAGCTCGTCAGCATGTTCGCCGGTGGCTCGGCTGCGGACAAGTCGTCTTCCGGCAACGAAGACGGGCCTGGCGTGGACTGGAGCTCAATGATCGACTTGGCTTCCG GGTTCATGTCGTCGACGGCGGGCGCGGGTGGTCTCCAGGGTTCGTCTCTCGAGGGTTTCATGAATGTTCTTCCGGTGTTGGTGAACGCGTTCAGTGGCGGTCACAAGCATTCCGACGATCCGGAAGTGGAGGATTTCGAAGAGCACGAGCGGCATGCCAGGGCCTCGACCTTCCTGCCGCCGTTTCTGAGCAGCGCGTACGTGTACTGGGAACACTTCAAAAACAGTGAGCTTGGCACGACCCTGTGGAAGAACAGCGGCCTGGGCAGCATCCTGAAGCTGTTCATCGACAAGGACGGTCATTTCCAGGTGGACAAGATATTCGAGTCCATGGAGAACTCCACGTTCAGACGGCGGTGGGTCAGGAGTCTGACCAGCTTCGTCGCCGAATGGATGAAACACGTATCAGACCCGAACACACAGGCCAG ATATTTGTCGACGACACAATTCATAATGAATGGATTCTTAAAGTCTCAAGGTTATTCTAAAGCGGCTCAGTTCGATTCAGCACGACCAGCAGAATCGCTGAGCTTCCTGGCCGACGCTGTGTTTAAACGACAGTTCGGACTCAAAGTCAATTCCGCTACATACATCAAACCAGCGATAGCATACTTACAA GATGTGTTTAGGTTGGGTCAAAGCAAAGGATTGAGCTTGCAGCATTTAACTTCCAAGGAAATCGAAGAGAAGCTATCGGAATTGTTGAATCACGAGTTGATTGACCCGATACTCAGGGTGTGGAGGGTGTACAGGTTCGTGGGCAAGAAACCAGAATGTGATCGTTACTTGGTGTGTAGCATCAATCGCAAAGGCCAATATCCAGATAGCAAAACAGGACTCAAACCAGGTGTCACAAAACTATCCAG TTTAATCGCTTCATGGTTCCTGTCCGGACAAACGGGAACGCCGTTCTGGAAACTTTACAACGCCGCAACCGAAGACCACAATTGTTCg ACTAAATATTCGGCAAATTGTCAAGAATTCCACGAAGAAGATTTGAAAGCTACGACTGAATATTTCCACAACGAACTCTAA